TTACCTGGCAACTGGTCTCGGCTAACCCTATATGTCTGTAAACCCCCTGTATGATtgtgaattgttgtttttacacctAGTTTTATATGGAGGGTAGTCCAGCAATGTAGTACTGAACTTCAGTAGAGACTCTTGATCCTACATTCTCATTATGCAACCAATAGCATTGTTTTGGTACACATCCATGTATTTCAATTATCTTTCAACCATGTCTCTTCCCCACATTTGACACAGAACCTCCAGAGCTAAAGTGAGCATTATGCAACTGACAGACTGAAGAAAACTGTTCCCCTTTAAATCACACCAATCATTCACAAACATCTGGCCTCATCAGGTCATTCTGTACTATTTATCCAACCTCATCTCCCATCAAGGGATCGAGCGGTTGTATGACATCATAAAGGACATGACAGGTGTGCGTGCCAACCCATTCTTCAAAATCTGCTGGCTCTACCTCACACCACTGGTCTCCCTGGTGAGTCAGGCTTTCAGTGTTGCATATGTGCATTATGAATATCCTCATGTTCACCTGAATATGCATTTTGCACTTTACTGAAATATCCagataaattatatatataacgctgacaaaataacaaactaCTGAATGTCTCTTCATTGTTTTCTCAGGGCTCTTTTATATGTTCTTTAGTGGAGTACCAGCCTCTAACGTTCAATCGCTGGTATGTGTACCCAGCCTGGGCATATGTGTTGGGCTGGGTAATGGCCCTGTCCTCCATCCTGCTTGTGCCAGGTTGGGCATTATATAAGCTGGGAACTGGAACTGGAACCCTCAGTCAGGTGGGAGAACTTAGTTATATATTAtgataatgaaatcaaatgGCATTGACTCGGTTCATGTGCTTCATGACTCCTTTCTTCTTTAAATCCTTGTGCAAAATattaactaataaataaaatttgagtATGTTccaataaaaatctgaatacCTGTAGTCTAACAGATCTTATcacctttttacatttttaaaattattattatgtagcAGAAATGTcctttaaaagtttaaaatgtttaagttAATTAAAGTCTCCATCTAGCCTTAATTATAATGTTCATATCCAGAGTACAAACTTTGAAAGATCCAACAGCCAACATGCAGTATTATTGATTAATAGTATTATTGTCTTAATGCTGTTTCACCACTGCAACAATGCAATAAACCCATATTATGCAACCAACTCATAACAAGGGCtttaattttacacatttgaTCCAGGTCAGTGGAAAGTTTGGTATTGAAAATTACTggtgaatatttatttaaatttcttaGCGTTTCCATCGTCTTTGTCGACCTGACCTGGACTACTCACTGACCCAAAAGAAAGAGGCTGAGCTGCAGCGCGTCGGAGGGGAAGCCCTTCAACAGTTCACTGATTGATATGAAAGGTTATCCAATCCTTAACCAATTTGGCAACTATACCTATGGACCCAACAAGTACGATCTGGCACAGAGCGGGCTGGTTACTGACTGTGATATTACTGTCTCTGCTTTTCCTCAGGCAAGTCTAGAATCCAGAGGTCAAAGATGAGCAAGACTTCCTCCTTTCAGTGTCCAACACTGGATGAAAAAGAACCAACTATATGTTTCACATAAAAGCCCCCATTTCGTAAATTGATATTTTTccagaaaagatgtgatagaatCTCTAGATGAAAGGTttgaaataaagataaagaaaaaactgaaaagaatagTTAACTTAATCaataaacataacaaaattCACAGCCTCTGAAGCGAAAGTCTAATGTGATCCATTTCTTACATGTGGTCTTTGTTGCTCCTTATACTTTCTCAACCGACTTCCTTAAGTGTTTctgattaaaatacatttcttggTAAACAGCAATGTTACGTAACTTGCTAACACACATTATATGTACTGTGTTTTGGATGGAGAAATTTAACAACAACTAGACGGAAACATGAATGCTTTTAGTCCAATTTGGGTTACTGGTTAGTGGTGCACTTCAGCCTCTTGCGGCCGAAATCAGtattacaaaagcaaacaattacaaaattctttttttttctttttttcctttcttccctcAGGGCTTGTTTTCATAATATGAGATGCAAGTTGAAAAGAGTCatatgacaaactgaaaaagtcacattttcatgTATCGCTTTATTTAAATACcttaaaattatgaaaaatacaCCGTATAAACCACTTTAAATCTCATAAATGTGTGCGCTGCTGGCAGTGCTGTCATATGCACAAGTACAgcaaaatggaagaaaaatcaTACACATGCCACACGTATAAAATCACTTAGTCAACATACTTTTAAACATAAACCCTGTCAaactctctcacgcacacattGCAAACTGTGCTCCGTCTATGAACAAAACAGATGACCACATAACACCAACAACCGGTGGCTTGgtgcaaacaaaaacatcatcaaagTGAAAACGgacaacagagctgctgcatgAGAGGAAATGGTTGAACTGATTATCTTGAAGATGCTGTGTTGAATTCATAGTCTGGGGTTGAATTGCTTCCATTATCACAAGACGTGTTTATATAAAATAGATAAAGACTTCACTGAAGTAAATTTGTATGATAACCTGTGGTGATGATGAGCCctgataaagcataaaaatatcaagtgATAAAGAGTTTTAAAGGCTTTGTTCAGAAGCATTTGAAAACAAGTCCTTGCAACAGTCCAGTGTAGTGCAGTCTGTTACGTTACAGAGGGATTTTCTCTGTAGCATTAAGCTCCCTGAGAGCCTTTATGTTCAGCTATGTTGTTTTGAAGGCACCAACCTTGGTGACTGcttaccctctctctctcttgggtgaaataaatgatgagaaaccattttttcaacatttatcTACCAGGAGattgatttattcatattttcccTGAATAAAGTTAGTCTGGTGTGACAGCAAAACGATcaaattaacaattaaaaatagTACACACTCAAGTTATCATAATCGCATAAAGTACCACTTGTGTGTGCAAGCCAATATCCTCTTCCTCGTGGGGAACACATTTTATCTTCACATAATCTTTTAAGTGGCTCACATGCAGAGATGCTCTCCACCTATGTGTGGATCTACAAAGTCTGCAGTGGTGATGCAAAATGGTGCTTTGGGAATAAATAGAACTTTAGTGCATTAATTACAGGATCAGCTTTCAGATGTCAAACACTTAACTCTGGTGAAGGGAACTGGAAACAAAACTGCAATATGTACAGTAAGCAATAAAACTGAGTCACCTTTGGATTTCCATTGTCCTGCAGAGATATTTTGTGCAACCCCTTTAAAACTAGGTTTAAATAACAAGGGataaaccatgaaaaacacacaatatccAACATAGCTACTGGTTCTCCAATGGCTACCCTGAGAACCTGCTGTCCCTCTGAAGGCACCGCAGATTGTGCTAACCGGTAGAACTGTCAGGAGGCATAAAGGTGACTTTGTCTGAGGTTTTTTCGTCCTCGAGCATCCTGCTTTGCtctgactgaagctgctgtgacacCGGACAGTTCTGGTTTGGGTCCAACAGGGTGGTGAGAAGGCGAGATGCTGGCACTTGTGAGTTCTCAGCAGCTAGAGGCCTGTTGGTTTCACCTGTGGCAACACTCTCCGGTTGACCAGCAGAGTCTGGTTGAGACAGGATTTGTAAATTCTGCAGGAGTTTGAGGTTGGGGTAGCTGCTGGACTCGGCCATGGCTCTGTGTAGACATTCCCAGGCTGCGATACcattaatgttgcagctgggGTTGCTGGCAGCCTGAGACAGTAGCTCTGCGTGCTGGCGCAACTGGGCAATGTCTCGCTCTGTGGCGTTGCTCTGTTGCAGCAGGTCTTTCGTGCGCAGTGTAATTTCCAACAAACCTGACTGTCTGAGGATTTCTACCGTGTTGAGAAAACGGCGATGGCGAGCACTGGTGGTGCCGTTTCTGTTAAGCCCTCTAGTTGGAAGGGaaggggaggtggtggtggtgtggacACTGGACACAGATGGCGAGCTCTGGCTCGAGGAGGCAGTAAcggagctggaggaggatggaCTATCTCTGGTTGAAGAGGAACAAGGCTGCCCAGAGGCTGAGACTGCTAATTTGGGTTGCTTATAAAGGTGCTGGTCAGGTAGACTCCTGGTCACAGGTGTGTTATCACTCTTGTGTTCTGTGCAAACCCTCTTGCTCAGATTCTGGGAATCCCCATTTGATGAGGATTTATCAGGCGGCTTCTTACTGGGGTGTGGTGCAATGCGGGGGTAGGAGTTGAAAATAGGCAGGTATgtgccttttattttcttccctgTGACGTTGGACTTCCAGGACAAGGTCTTCTGGAGCTGCGAGGTGGTTGGCAACAAGCTAGGCTGCTGGCAAAGAATCATGTGGGGAACACCAGAACTGCCGGACTCCCAGAGCACCTGACCTGTTTTCTGGATGGTGCCCGGCTAGTGgcaaaggaaggaagaggaacACAAGTAcgaaacacagagaaatcaaGGACcaaaaaggaaacactgtatTTGAAGGAAGGGAAGAAGTAAATGTACATTACAGAAATATGAAGACAACAAACGTATACACTACCACacatgaatggaaaaaaaagaacaccaAAATAACTGAGATGCTCCAAAGAGTTGAAATGTAGCCCAGAATTTTCAAATACATACCATTCTTACAGTTCCAGTCCTTATTCTTCACATCCTAATTCTTATATTTGTTTCTAAATAAATAGTATGTATCGAATTTCCTACGTCAGTGCCTGCACCTACACCTGCCTTACCTGCTTCAGCACCATGTTCTTGATTATGTAGATGGGTGGTAGCTCATGGCCTGCTGGCATCAGGGTATGATTCCCAGGATTTCCTTGCCCACGTTCTTGGTTTTTACCTGGCTGTGTGGTTTCTGCACACTCACTGCCTCTGGACTGGCTTTTGTTGCTGTGCTGGTCCTCCACATCTGTCTGCTGCCAGTCTGAGCCGTCTGCACAGaagacacaacagagagaacTGAGAAATGCTGACAGAGTAAAGCCATGCTCAAAGGGACAGTTGAACTGTTTTAACATAGTAAGTTGGTAGTGATACTGTtgcatttttaaacttttactttATGTTCACAAAAGGGaagtgaagagagacagacatgcTGACAGTTACAGTATTCACCTTGGCATACATACCTGTGAAAACAGGTTTGTCATGTATTTAATGACCATAAATTACCTTTACCGTCTGTCATTTGATGATCAGTAATTAATGCTGTCATGCTTACATTACATAACGTATGATGTACTTTGGCTGTTGCGCATTAGTAACCCGCTTTGTAGTCATGTTTGTGGAAAATGCTATAAAAGCCTCATGTTGACTCTGCTGTTAACCTGTATAGCCACCAGAAAGCGCTGTTGGATTGGATTTGTCCACATGAATGCTGTCCTAGCAACAAAAGTTACCTGTTTCAGCACAGTGCTGCTTGTATAACTAGTACAGGCATAAGAAATGTGAGTTACTGTATCCAACTACATAAtatgtgacattgttttttgttgttttagttttttttatgtcagacCACACTGATTCATACAAATTTATCATAAGCTTTGCCTTGCTGCAAGAAGGCACCCATCATAAACGTATCACACCCTATACAATCCAACCATACATTACCACTGACTCACCCATTTAACAGCATTTCCAATTACTGTGGTTTGGATTAGATTCAGGTTTTATAAGAGTCACGTTATACAACATCGTTGCTTCAGTAGTTAGTATTAGGAAAGCAGCACATTTATCATGTTTTGGCTCtctggatttgaaatgaaataatggcTATGAGATTGAAGTGCTGACTCTCTTTTTACATCAGTTTTAGGTCAATGCAGCAGGATAATGATCTTTAACACACAGCCACGGCAACCAAGGTCTGGTCAAACTGACGATTTTGACGATATGACGTCTTCATTGAAGTATTGGTAACTTTCTTCAATTAACCTCTGTCCCCTGAATTTTATGGGGTTTAGCAAGAAAACGTTTACAGTTCCTACACGCGTCAACTGACATGGATGTAAACCTACACAAATTAAACCTGAAGATCAACACAGTGAcctattttgttattgtttgatttCAAAACCAAAGAAAGTGCCCTGCCCATTATATACTGCACTGTTTGTCCCATCCAGCTTTTCTAATTATTACTGCCTGTGCTGACTTGTACAGATACACGTGGGAGTGTATGGGAAATAGCTATAGAGAATCAAACTTGGCAATTTGTCAATTCTCTTGTCATATTGCTGCCACATTTACGTCAACTCACCAGAGTAGCCAGAGTCtttttctgagctgcagtg
The Seriola aureovittata isolate HTS-2021-v1 ecotype China chromosome 4, ASM2101889v1, whole genome shotgun sequence genome window above contains:
- the si:ch211-132b12.7 gene encoding CLOCK-interacting pacemaker: MPKEQSCLSEHSPCATSSKDAKDKSNSTTLLAIRDSKDADDSSGRGSHCSSEKDSGYSDGSDWQQTDVEDQHSNKSQSRGSECAETTQPGKNQERGQGNPGNHTLMPAGHELPPIYIIKNMVLKQPGTIQKTGQVLWESGSSGVPHMILCQQPSLLPTTSQLQKTLSWKSNVTGKKIKGTYLPIFNSYPRIAPHPSKKPPDKSSSNGDSQNLSKRVCTEHKSDNTPVTRSLPDQHLYKQPKLAVSASGQPCSSSTRDSPSSSSSVTASSSQSSPSVSSVHTTTTSPSLPTRGLNRNGTTSARHRRFLNTVEILRQSGLLEITLRTKDLLQQSNATERDIAQLRQHAELLSQAASNPSCNINGIAAWECLHRAMAESSSYPNLKLLQNLQILSQPDSAGQPESVATGETNRPLAAENSQVPASRLLTTLLDPNQNCPVSQQLQSEQSRMLEDEKTSDKVTFMPPDSSTG